In a single window of the Gossypium hirsutum isolate 1008001.06 chromosome A13, Gossypium_hirsutum_v2.1, whole genome shotgun sequence genome:
- the LOC107932600 gene encoding ACT domain-containing protein ACR9 isoform X2, with protein MGVPTDDAVVIQKGKENGDPHVITVNCPDKHGLGCDICRIILDFGLYITKGDVSTDGIWCYMVFWVVPHSSSPFVRWPSLKNRLQSLCPSCSVTFHFEGQASNSSAPAASPVYLLKFFCLDRKGLLHDVTQVLSELELTIQKVKVTTTPDGRVLDLFFITDNMELLHTKERQDDTYKQLNAVLGESCISCELKLVGPEYERHHGISSLSPAIAEELFRFELSDKETRSQALSPDMAKLKKASVVVDNSLSPVHTLLQIVCVDHKGLFYDVLRTLKDCNIKIAYGRFSLNSKGYRDLDLFIQQNDGKKIVDPDKQDGLCSRLRMEMLHPLRVIISNRGPDTELLVANPVELSGKGRPRVFYDVTQALKSLGICIFSKSEDIQVRNGNGKCTGSFWMITANSNSQVLEVEIRL; from the exons ATGGGAGTTCCGACCGACGACGCCGTTGTGATccaaaaaggaaaggaaaatggAGATCCTCACGTAATCACTGTTAATTGTCCCGATAAACATGGTCTCGGATGCGATATTTGTCGTATTATTCTTGATTTCGGACTTTACATCACCAAAGGAG aTGTTTCGACGGATGGAATTTGGTGCTATATGGTCTTTTGGGTTGTTCCTCATTCGAGCTCACCTTTTGTTAGGTGGCCGAGTTTGAAAAACCGGCTTCAATCGTTATGTCCTTCTTGTTCAGTGACGTTTCACTTTGAAGGTCAAGCTTCGAATTCCTCCGCCCCCGCGGCGTCTCCGGTTTACTTGTTGAAGTTCTTTTGCCTTGATCGGAAGGGATTATTACATG ATGTAACACAGGTTCTTAGTGAGCTTGAGCTCACAATTCAAAAGGTGAAAGTTACTACAACACCTGATGGCAGAGTCCTCGATCTCTTCTTTATAACCGATAACAT GGAGCTTTTACACACAAAAGAACGACAAGATGATACATATAAACAGTTAAATGCCGTGTTGGGTGAATCATGTATCAGTTGTGAACTCAAGTTGGTTGGTCCTGAGTATGAACGTCATCATGGTATCTCATCACTTTCTCCTGCTATAGCGGAAGAGTTATTCCGTTTCGAGCTATCGGATAAAGAGACTCGTTCCCAAGCTCTTAGCCCAGATATGGCGAAATTGAAGAAAGCTAGTGTGGTGGTTGACAATTCATTGAGCCCAGTTCATACATTGCTTCAGATAGTTTGTGTGGATCACAAAGGTCTTTTCTACGATGTCTTGAGAACTTTGAAAGACTGCAATATCAAG ATAGCTTATGGTCGATTCTCATTGAACTCCAAAGGTTATCGTGATCTAGACTTATTTATTCAGCAAAATGATGGGAAAAAGATTGTGGATCCCGATAAGCAAGACGGATTATGTTCTCGTTTGAGGATGGAAATGCTTCATCCATTGCGTGTTATCATTTCGAACCGAGGGCCAGATACTGAACTTCTGGTTGCTAATCCGGTTGAGTTATCTGGAAAGGGAAGACCAAGGGTTTTCTATGATGTTACACAAGCTTTAAAGTCTCTTGGAATTTGCATATTCTCG AAATCGGAAGACATTCAAGTTCGGAACGGGAATGGGAAGTGTACAGGTTCCTTTTGGATGATAACTGCAAATTCAAATTCTCAAGTATTGGAGGTAGAAATCAGATTGTAG
- the LOC107932600 gene encoding ACT domain-containing protein ACR9 isoform X1: protein MGVPTDDAVVIQKGKENGDPHVITVNCPDKHGLGCDICRIILDFGLYITKGDVSTDGIWCYMVFWVVPHSSSPFVRWPSLKNRLQSLCPSCSVTFHFEGQASNSSAPAASPVYLLKFFCLDRKGLLHDVTQVLSELELTIQKVKVTTTPDGRVLDLFFITDNMELLHTKERQDDTYKQLNAVLGESCISCELKLVGPEYERHHGISSLSPAIAEELFRFELSDKETRSQALSPDMAKLKKASVVVDNSLSPVHTLLQIVCVDHKGLFYDVLRTLKDCNIKIAYGRFSLNSKGYRDLDLFIQQNDGKKIVDPDKQDGLCSRLRMEMLHPLRVIISNRGPDTELLVANPVELSGKGRPRVFYDVTQALKSLGICIFSAEIGRHSSSEREWEVYRFLLDDNCKFKFSSIGGRNQIVDRVRRLLMGW, encoded by the exons ATGGGAGTTCCGACCGACGACGCCGTTGTGATccaaaaaggaaaggaaaatggAGATCCTCACGTAATCACTGTTAATTGTCCCGATAAACATGGTCTCGGATGCGATATTTGTCGTATTATTCTTGATTTCGGACTTTACATCACCAAAGGAG aTGTTTCGACGGATGGAATTTGGTGCTATATGGTCTTTTGGGTTGTTCCTCATTCGAGCTCACCTTTTGTTAGGTGGCCGAGTTTGAAAAACCGGCTTCAATCGTTATGTCCTTCTTGTTCAGTGACGTTTCACTTTGAAGGTCAAGCTTCGAATTCCTCCGCCCCCGCGGCGTCTCCGGTTTACTTGTTGAAGTTCTTTTGCCTTGATCGGAAGGGATTATTACATG ATGTAACACAGGTTCTTAGTGAGCTTGAGCTCACAATTCAAAAGGTGAAAGTTACTACAACACCTGATGGCAGAGTCCTCGATCTCTTCTTTATAACCGATAACAT GGAGCTTTTACACACAAAAGAACGACAAGATGATACATATAAACAGTTAAATGCCGTGTTGGGTGAATCATGTATCAGTTGTGAACTCAAGTTGGTTGGTCCTGAGTATGAACGTCATCATGGTATCTCATCACTTTCTCCTGCTATAGCGGAAGAGTTATTCCGTTTCGAGCTATCGGATAAAGAGACTCGTTCCCAAGCTCTTAGCCCAGATATGGCGAAATTGAAGAAAGCTAGTGTGGTGGTTGACAATTCATTGAGCCCAGTTCATACATTGCTTCAGATAGTTTGTGTGGATCACAAAGGTCTTTTCTACGATGTCTTGAGAACTTTGAAAGACTGCAATATCAAG ATAGCTTATGGTCGATTCTCATTGAACTCCAAAGGTTATCGTGATCTAGACTTATTTATTCAGCAAAATGATGGGAAAAAGATTGTGGATCCCGATAAGCAAGACGGATTATGTTCTCGTTTGAGGATGGAAATGCTTCATCCATTGCGTGTTATCATTTCGAACCGAGGGCCAGATACTGAACTTCTGGTTGCTAATCCGGTTGAGTTATCTGGAAAGGGAAGACCAAGGGTTTTCTATGATGTTACACAAGCTTTAAAGTCTCTTGGAATTTGCATATTCTCG GCAGAAATCGGAAGACATTCAAGTTCGGAACGGGAATGGGAAGTGTACAGGTTCCTTTTGGATGATAACTGCAAATTCAAATTCTCAAGTATTGGAGGTAGAAATCAGATTGTAGATAGAGTTAGAAGATTACTCATGGGATGGTAA
- the LOC107943634 gene encoding WUSCHEL-related homeobox 2 encodes MEGGGGGGGGGNSRWNPTKEQISMLESLYKQGIRTPSADQIQQITSRLKAYGTIEGKNVFYWFQNHKARQRQKQKQENLAYINRYIHHHHRAQPVFHPPPCTNVVCAGPYFVPQADHHHHLGFYPQCPKVLLPSRSIKRRGRPIGKTGKSLFYNGNAYDHTMVPSPDTENLYTGAFNNGGGATNHHETLPLFPLHPTGVSEETLMASSSPTGSTSCETTISAGGVDNHESNNEGSGEHRFIDFF; translated from the exons ATGGAAGGTGGCGGCGGCGGCGGTGGTGGAGGGAATTCACGGTGGAACCCGACGAAGGAGCAAATAAGCATGCTTGAAAGCTTGTACAAGCAAGGGATAAGAACCCCAAGTGCTGATCAGATACAGCAAATAACCAGTAGGCTCAAAGCTTATGGCACCATTGAAGGCAAAAACGTGTTCTATTGGTTCCAAAATCATAAAGCTCGTCAAAGGCAGAAACAAAAGCAAGAGAATTTGGCTTATATCAACCGTTACATTCACCATCATCATCGAGCTCAACCTGTTTTTCATCCTCCTCCTTGCACCAATG TTGTTTGTGCTGGTCCATATTTTGTACCACAAGCTGATCATCACCATCATCTAGGCTTTTACCCTCAGTGTCCCAAGGTTCTTCTCCCTAGTAGATCAATTAAAAGAAGAGGCAGGCCTATTGGTAAAACTGGAAAGTCTCTATTTTACAACGGAAATGCTTATGATCATACCATGGTTCCATCACCTGATACTGAAAACTTATACACTGGAGCATTCAACAATGGCGGCGGCGCCACTAATCATCACGAGACATTGCCATTGTTTCCATTGCACCCGACTGGTGTTTCCGAAGAGACGTTAATGGCTTCATCATCACCAACTGGTTCAACTTCATGTGAGACGACGATATCTGCTGGTGGTGTTGATAACCATGAAAGTAATAATGAAGGTTCTGGGGAACATCGTTTCATTGATTTCTTCTGA
- the LOC107932686 gene encoding histone H4 translates to MSGRGKGGKGLGKGGAKRHRKVLRDNIQGITKPAIRRLARRGGVKRISGLIYEETRGVLKIFLENVIRDAVTYTEHARRKTVTAMDVVYALKRQGRTLYGFGG, encoded by the coding sequence ATGTCAGGAAGAGGAAAAGGAGGTAAAGGTCTCGGAAAAGGAGGAGCCAAGAGGCATCGTAAGGTCCTAAGGGATAACATCCAAGGTATCACTAAGCCGGCCATCCGTCGTTTGGCTCGTCGTGGAGGAGTTAAGAGAATCAGTGGCTTGATCTATGAAGAAACCAGAGGAGTGTTGAAGATTTTCTTGGAGAACGTCATTCGCGATGCAGTGACTTACACTGAGCACGCTAGAAGGAAGACCGTGACGGCCATGGATGTTGTTTATGCTTTGAAAAGGCAAGGCCGTACTCTCTATGGATTTGGTGGTTAA
- the LOC107932446 gene encoding THO complex subunit 4A isoform X1, with protein sequence MSSALEMSLDDLIKRNRKPRSGKSRGRGRGSGPGPARRFPNRGANRSAPYAPAKVLETTRQQDMFSDKGAALQGLAGRNSGIETGTKLYISNLDYGVSNDDIKELFSEVGDLKRFSVHYDRSGRSKGTADIVFTRRADALAAVKRYNNVELDGKPMKIEIVGTNIATPPAPLGANGAFRSSNGAMKGGQGKGGGFGRQRGGGAAGRGRGRGKGRGEKVSAEDLDADLEKYHSESMQTN encoded by the exons atgtCAAGTGCTTTAGAGATGTCGCTCGACGATCTCATCAAGCGTAACCGTAAGCCGAGATCCGGCAAATCTCGCGGCCGGGGACGTGGATCTGGACCTGGACCGGCCCGCCGTTTTCCTAATCGTGGAGCAAACCGCTCGGCACCGTATGCTCCTGCTAAG GTGCTGGAGACGACGCGGCAGCAGGATATGTTTTCCGATAAGGGAGCGGCGTTGCAAGGACTAGCGGGTCGGAATTCTGGAATAGAAACCGGAACGAAGCTCTATATCTCTAATTTAGATTACGGTGTTTCAAACGACGACATCAAG GAATTGTTTTCTGAGGTCGGTGACCTGAAACGATTTTCGGTCCACTATGATAGGAGCGGGAGATCGAAG GGAACAGCAGATATTGTCTTCACACGGCGAGCAGATGCTTTGGCTGCAGTAAAGAGGTACAACAATGTTGAGCTTGATGGGAAGCCGATGAAAATCGAGATTGTTGGAACAAACATCGCTACCCCTCCTGCACCTTTAGGAGCTAATGGTGCCTTTCGAAGTTCTAATGGAGCCATGAAAGG TGGCCAAGGCAAGGGTGGGGGATTTGGTAGGCAACGTGGTGGTGGTGCTgctggaagaggccgtggacgaggGAAGGGTCGTGGAGAAAAGGTTTCTGCAGAAGATCTTGACGCCGATCTAGAGAAGTATCATTCCGAATCTATGCAGACAAATTGA
- the LOC107943633 gene encoding ubiquitin-conjugating enzyme E2 7 — MASQASLLLQKQLKDLCKNPVDGFSAGLVDENNIFEWSVTIIGPPDTLYEGGFFNAIMSFPPNYPNSPPAVKFTSEVWHPNVYADGRVCISILHPPGDDPNGYELASERWMPVHTVESIVLSIISMLSSPNDESPANVEAAKEWRERRDEFKRKVSRCVRRSQEML; from the exons ATGGCATCTCAAGCCAGTCTCCTCCTTCAAAAGCAGCTCAAAG atcTTTGTAAGAATCCGGTTGATGGTTTCTCAGCCGGATTGGTTGACGAGAACAATATCTTTGAATGGAGTGTTACGATTATTGGACCACCCGATACTCttta TGAAGGGGGATTTTTTAATGCCATCATGAGCTTTCCACCTAATTATCCAAACAGCCCTCCAGCGGTGAAATTTACGTCAGAGGTTTGGCATCCTAATG TTTACGCGGATGGGCGTGTTTGCATATCAATTCTTCATCCTCCGGGTGATGATCCAAATGGTTACGAGCTTGCAAGTGAGCGCTGGATGCCAGTACATACA GTCGAAAGTATTGTGTTGAGTATCATTTCAATGCTTTCCAGCCCTAATGATGAATCTCCCGCAAATGTTGAAGCTGCA AAGGAATGGAGAGAGAGGAGAGATGAATTCAAGAGAAAGGTCAGCCGCTGCGTTAGACGGTCACAAGAAATGTTATGA
- the LOC107932446 gene encoding THO complex subunit 4A isoform X2 → MSSALEMSLDDLIKRNRKPRSGKSRGRGRGSGPGPARRFPNRGANRSAPYAPAKVLETTRQQDMFSDKGAALQGLAGRNSGIETGTKLYISNLDYGVSNDDIKELFSEVGDLKRFSVHYDRSGRSKGTADIVFTRRADALAAVKRYNNVELDGKPMKIEIVGTNIATPPAPLGANGAFRSSNGAMKGVF, encoded by the exons atgtCAAGTGCTTTAGAGATGTCGCTCGACGATCTCATCAAGCGTAACCGTAAGCCGAGATCCGGCAAATCTCGCGGCCGGGGACGTGGATCTGGACCTGGACCGGCCCGCCGTTTTCCTAATCGTGGAGCAAACCGCTCGGCACCGTATGCTCCTGCTAAG GTGCTGGAGACGACGCGGCAGCAGGATATGTTTTCCGATAAGGGAGCGGCGTTGCAAGGACTAGCGGGTCGGAATTCTGGAATAGAAACCGGAACGAAGCTCTATATCTCTAATTTAGATTACGGTGTTTCAAACGACGACATCAAG GAATTGTTTTCTGAGGTCGGTGACCTGAAACGATTTTCGGTCCACTATGATAGGAGCGGGAGATCGAAG GGAACAGCAGATATTGTCTTCACACGGCGAGCAGATGCTTTGGCTGCAGTAAAGAGGTACAACAATGTTGAGCTTGATGGGAAGCCGATGAAAATCGAGATTGTTGGAACAAACATCGCTACCCCTCCTGCACCTTTAGGAGCTAATGGTGCCTTTCGAAGTTCTAATGGAGCCATGAAAGG AGTGTTTTAA
- the LOC121212688 gene encoding actin-depolymerizing factor 2 gives MANAASGMAVHDDCKLKFLELKAKRTYRFIVFKIEEKQKQVVVEKLGEPSQSYDDFTASLPADECRYAVYDFDFVTAENCQKSRIFFIAWSPDTSRVRSKMIYASSKDRFKRELDGIQVELQATDPTEMGLDVIRSRAN, from the exons GCAAATGCAGCTTCTGGAATGGCCGTGCATGATGACTGCAAGCTGAAGTTTCTAGAGCTAAAGGCTAAAAGGACATACCGCTTCATAGTATTCAAGATCGAGGAGAAACAAAAGCAGGTTGTCGTGGAAAAGCTTGGTGAGCCAAGTCAAAGCTATGACGATTTCACTGCTAGCCTCCCTGCCGATGAGTGTCGATATGCTGTATACGATTTTGACTTTGTGACTGCTGAGAATTGCCAGAAAAGCAGGATTTTCTTCATTGCATG GTCTCCGGACACATCAAGGGTGAGAAGCAAGATGATTTACGCAAGCTCAAAGGACAGGTTCAAGAGAGAGTTAGACGGTATTCAAGTAGAGCTGCAGGCAACCGATCCCACCGAGATGGGACTCGATGTCATAAGAAGCCGTGCCAACTAA